One window of the Salvia miltiorrhiza cultivar Shanhuang (shh) chromosome 6, IMPLAD_Smil_shh, whole genome shotgun sequence genome contains the following:
- the LOC130987919 gene encoding putative 3,4-dihydroxy-2-butanone kinase isoform X4, translated as MDFHSKKLINDPNDVVTEFIEGLVETYPGLQYLDGFPDVKVVLRADVSGATYDKVAVISGGGSGHEPAHAGFVGEGMLTAAICGDVFASPPVDSILAGIRAVTGPSGCLLIVKNYTGDRLNFGLAAEQAKSEGYKVEMVIVGDDCALPPPRGIAGRRGLAGTILVHKIAGAAAASGLSLEEVAAEAKRASDMVGTMGVALSVCTLPGQVTPDRLGPGKMELGLGIHGEPGAAVADLQPVDIVVSHVLKQILSAETNYVPITRGSRVVLMINGLGATPLMELMIAAGKAVPGLQLEHGLAVERVYTGSFMTSLDMAGFSITVMKADQAILNRLDAPTRAPNWPVAVDGNHPPAKIPVPVPPSRSKKNDEVSSRPEQLSPLGHILEVAIEAAATAIINLKDNLNEWDSKVGDGDCGSTMSRGASAILEDMKNYPLNDPAETVAEIGSSIRKVMGGTSGIIYDIFFKAAYAHLKANSHAGITALQWAGALEAAIAAVSKYGGAKAGYRTLLDALIPASSALKEKLASGEDPVEAFVFSAEAAVTGAESTKNMQAQAGRSSYVSADILASVADPGAMAAACWYRAGALALKSKFKG; from the exons ATGGATTTTCACAGCAAGAAACTCATTAATGACCCAAACG ACGTCGTGACAGAGTTCATTGAGGGTCTGGTTGAAACCTATCCTGGGTTGCAGTATTTGGATGGTTTCCCTGAT GTAAAAGTTGTATTACGTGCTGATGTTTCTGGTGCCACTTATGACAAAGTAGCCGTAATATCAG GAGGTGGAAGTGGTCATGAGCCTGCTCATGCTGGATTTGTTGGAGAGGGGATGCTTACTGCAGCAATCTGTGGGGATGTTTTTGCCTCCCCTCCTGTTGACTCCATTCTTGCA GGCATCAGAGCTGTGACTGGACCTTCAGGGTGCCTCCTGATTGTCAAG AATTACACTGGGGATCGCTTAAATTTTGGATTGGCAGCCGAGCAGGCTAAATCTGAAGGTTATAAAGTGGAG ATGGTAATTGTTGGTGATGACTGTGCTCTACCGCCTCCGAGAGGCATAGCTGGGAGAAGAGGTTTAGCTGGAACTATTCTTGTTCATAAG ATTGCTGGAGCAGCAGCTGCTTCTGGTCTCTCTTTAGAAGAAGTTGCTGCTGAAGCTAAACGAGCATCAGATATGGTTGGCACAATGGGTGTCGCATTGTCAGTCTGCACATTGCCTGGTCAAGTGACTCCAGATCGTTTGGGCCCTGGCAAGATGGAGCTTGGCCTTGGAATT CATGGAGAACcaggtgctgctgtggctgacCTCCAACCTGTTGACATTGTGGTCTCTCATGTCCTAAAGCAAATATTGTCAGCG GAAACAAATTATGTTCCTATTACACGTGGTAGTAGAGTTGTACTGATGATTAATGG ATTAGGGGCCACTCCTCTTATGGAACTGATGATTGCTGCTGGAAAGGCTGTTCCTGGACTGCAGCTGGAACATGGACTGGCTGTTGAGAGAGTATACACCGGGTCATTTATGACTTCTCTCGACATGGCAG GATTTTCAATCACTGTGATGAAGGCAGACCAAGCAATTTTGAACCGGTTGGATGCCCCAACTAGGGCTCCAAATTGGCCTGTTGCTGTAGATG GTAACCACCCACCTGCAAAGATCCCTGTTCCTGTTCCACCATCTCGTTCTAAAAAGAATGATGAG GTATCGAGTCGGCCTGAACAGCTAAGTCCTCTGGGGCATATTCTTGAAGTGGCCATTGAAGCAGCAGCAACTGCAATTATCAATCTCAAGGACAATTTAAATGAATGGGACAGCAAAGTTGGTGATGGTGACTGTGGATCAACT ATGTCTAGAGGTGCTTCAGCCATTCTTGAAGACATGAAAAA TTATCCTCTGAATGATCCTGCTGAGACTGTCGCTGAAATTGGATCTTCTATAAGAAAAGTCATGGGAGGAACAAGTGGCATCAT ATACGATATTTTCTTTAAGGCGGCTTATGCACACCTGAAGGCCAATAGTCATGCTGGCATCACAGCACTACAAT GGGCTGGTGCGCTTGAAGCTGCAATTGCTGCAGTCAGTAAATACGGTGGTGCCAAAGCAGGTTACCGGACTTTATTGGATGCTCTCATTCCAGCATCATCTGCCCTTAAAGAG AAATTGGCATCTGGAGAAGATCCTGTTGAGGCATTTGTTTTTTCCGCTGAAGCAGCTGTTACTGGTGCTGAGTCAACTAAAAACATGCAAGCACAG GCGGGGCGGTCATCATATGTGTCGGCTGATATTCTAGCATCGGTTGCAGACCCGGGAGCGATGGCTGCAGCGTGTTGGTACAGAGCCGGGGCGTTGGCTTTAAAGAGCAAGTTCAAGGGTTGA
- the LOC130987919 gene encoding putative 3,4-dihydroxy-2-butanone kinase isoform X2, with protein MDFHSKKLINDPNDVVTEFIEGLVETYPGLQYLDGFPDVKVVLRADVSGATYDKVAVISGGGSGHEPAHAGFVGEGMLTAAICGDVFASPPVDSILAGIRAVTGPSGCLLIVKNYTGDRLNFGLAAEQAKSEGYKVEMVIVGDDCALPPPRGIAGRRGLAGTILVHKIAGAAAASGLSLEEVAAEAKRASDMVGTMGVALSVCTLPGQVTPDRLGPGKMELGLGIHGEPGAAVADLQPVDIVVSHVLKQILSAETNYVPITRGSRVVLMINGLGATPLMELMIAAGKAVPGLQLEHGLAVERVYTGSFMTSLDMAGFSITVMKADQAILNRLDAPTRAPNWPVAVDGNHPPAKIPVPVPPSRSKKNDEVSSRPEQLSPLGHILEVAIEAAATAIINLKDNLNEWDSKVGDGDCGSTMSRGASAILEDMKKFYPLNDPAETVAEIGSSIRKVMGGTSGIIYDIFFKAAYAHLKANSHAGITALQWAGALEAAIAAVSKYGGAKAGYRTLLDALIPASSALKEKLASGEDPVEAFVFSAEAAVTGAESTKNMQAQAGRSSYVSADILASVADPGAMAAACWYRAGALALKSKFKG; from the exons ATGGATTTTCACAGCAAGAAACTCATTAATGACCCAAACG ACGTCGTGACAGAGTTCATTGAGGGTCTGGTTGAAACCTATCCTGGGTTGCAGTATTTGGATGGTTTCCCTGAT GTAAAAGTTGTATTACGTGCTGATGTTTCTGGTGCCACTTATGACAAAGTAGCCGTAATATCAG GAGGTGGAAGTGGTCATGAGCCTGCTCATGCTGGATTTGTTGGAGAGGGGATGCTTACTGCAGCAATCTGTGGGGATGTTTTTGCCTCCCCTCCTGTTGACTCCATTCTTGCA GGCATCAGAGCTGTGACTGGACCTTCAGGGTGCCTCCTGATTGTCAAG AATTACACTGGGGATCGCTTAAATTTTGGATTGGCAGCCGAGCAGGCTAAATCTGAAGGTTATAAAGTGGAG ATGGTAATTGTTGGTGATGACTGTGCTCTACCGCCTCCGAGAGGCATAGCTGGGAGAAGAGGTTTAGCTGGAACTATTCTTGTTCATAAG ATTGCTGGAGCAGCAGCTGCTTCTGGTCTCTCTTTAGAAGAAGTTGCTGCTGAAGCTAAACGAGCATCAGATATGGTTGGCACAATGGGTGTCGCATTGTCAGTCTGCACATTGCCTGGTCAAGTGACTCCAGATCGTTTGGGCCCTGGCAAGATGGAGCTTGGCCTTGGAATT CATGGAGAACcaggtgctgctgtggctgacCTCCAACCTGTTGACATTGTGGTCTCTCATGTCCTAAAGCAAATATTGTCAGCG GAAACAAATTATGTTCCTATTACACGTGGTAGTAGAGTTGTACTGATGATTAATGG ATTAGGGGCCACTCCTCTTATGGAACTGATGATTGCTGCTGGAAAGGCTGTTCCTGGACTGCAGCTGGAACATGGACTGGCTGTTGAGAGAGTATACACCGGGTCATTTATGACTTCTCTCGACATGGCAG GATTTTCAATCACTGTGATGAAGGCAGACCAAGCAATTTTGAACCGGTTGGATGCCCCAACTAGGGCTCCAAATTGGCCTGTTGCTGTAGATG GTAACCACCCACCTGCAAAGATCCCTGTTCCTGTTCCACCATCTCGTTCTAAAAAGAATGATGAG GTATCGAGTCGGCCTGAACAGCTAAGTCCTCTGGGGCATATTCTTGAAGTGGCCATTGAAGCAGCAGCAACTGCAATTATCAATCTCAAGGACAATTTAAATGAATGGGACAGCAAAGTTGGTGATGGTGACTGTGGATCAACT ATGTCTAGAGGTGCTTCAGCCATTCTTGAAGACATGAAAAAGTT TTATCCTCTGAATGATCCTGCTGAGACTGTCGCTGAAATTGGATCTTCTATAAGAAAAGTCATGGGAGGAACAAGTGGCATCAT ATACGATATTTTCTTTAAGGCGGCTTATGCACACCTGAAGGCCAATAGTCATGCTGGCATCACAGCACTACAAT GGGCTGGTGCGCTTGAAGCTGCAATTGCTGCAGTCAGTAAATACGGTGGTGCCAAAGCAGGTTACCGGACTTTATTGGATGCTCTCATTCCAGCATCATCTGCCCTTAAAGAG AAATTGGCATCTGGAGAAGATCCTGTTGAGGCATTTGTTTTTTCCGCTGAAGCAGCTGTTACTGGTGCTGAGTCAACTAAAAACATGCAAGCACAG GCGGGGCGGTCATCATATGTGTCGGCTGATATTCTAGCATCGGTTGCAGACCCGGGAGCGATGGCTGCAGCGTGTTGGTACAGAGCCGGGGCGTTGGCTTTAAAGAGCAAGTTCAAGGGTTGA
- the LOC130987921 gene encoding LOW QUALITY PROTEIN: uncharacterized protein LOC130987921 (The sequence of the model RefSeq protein was modified relative to this genomic sequence to represent the inferred CDS: substituted 1 base at 1 genomic stop codon) has translation MAEVDSGRAAVMLTSGASGRINTLFSLSVWQSLWLLIYALFLIFVLPFRGWRKCMASESADKGGGAKEEKLSAPPGKVVRMPMEMLPRKSVVDKEVAARRVIAIKRVMEDDGGEKSLREFSVFVSCRGDTIFTQSWTPIKVQFRGVVVILHGLNEHSGRYDDFAKKLNANGLKVYGMDWIGHGGSDGLHAYVPSLDYAVNDMKMFLNKVLAENPKLPCFCFGHSTGGAIVLKAVLDPKVEQRVAGVVLTSPAVGVXPSHPIFAVLAPVFAFLLPRFQFSAANKRGISVSRDLEALRAKYSDPLVFTGSIRVRTGYEILRVTAYLQHNLSRLMVPFLVLHGTDDSVTDPEGSRKLHREASSSDRTIELYQGCLHDLLFEPEKEQIIESIITWLNARL, from the exons ATGGCGGAAGTAGACAGCGGCAGAGCCGCCGTAATGTTGACGTCGGGGGCGAGCGGGAGAATCAACACGTTGTTTTCTCTGAGCGTATGGCAAAGTTTGTGGCTCCTGATCTATGCATTATTCTTGATCTTCGTGCTGCCATTTCGGGGGTGGCGGAAGTGCATGGCGTCGGAGTCGGCGGACAAGGGTGGCGGTGCGAAAGAGGAGAAGCTGTCGGCGCCGCCAGGAAAGGTGGTGAGGATGCCGATGGAAATGTTGCCGAGGAAGAGCGTTGTGGACAAGGAGGTAGCGGCGCGGCGGGTGATAGCGATTAAGAGGGTGATGGAGGATGATGGTGGTGAAAAGAGCTTGAGGGAGTTTTCCGTGTTTGTTTCTTGCAGAGGTGACACAATTTTTACTCAATCTTGGACCCCTATTAAAGTTCAATTCAG GGGAGTGGTTGTTATCTTGCACGGCCTGAACGAGCACAG TGGGAGGTATGATGATTTTGCAAAGAAACTCAATGCAAATGGCTTGAAGGTTTATGGAATGGATTGGATCG GACATGGCGGAAGTGACGGACTTCATGCTTACGTGCCTTCTCTCGATTATGCAGTTAACGATATG AAAATGTTTCTCAACAAGGTTTTAGCTGAGAACCCGAAATTACCCTGCTTCTGCTTTGGACATTCTACCGGTGGAGCAATAGTTTTGAAG GCAGTTCTCGATCCAAAGGTCGAGCAACGTGTAGCTGGTGTCGTGTTAACCTCACCGGCCGTTGGAGTTTAGCCATCCCATCCTATCTTCGCT GTGCTCGCTCCCGTTTTTGCCTTCTTGTTGCCAAGATTTCAGTTCAGCGCAGCAAATAAGAGGGGCATCTCGGTCAGTAGAGATCTGGAGGCGTTGCGAGCCAAGTATTCTGATCCGCTGGTGTTTACTGGATCAATACGGGTGAGAACAGGCTACGAAATCCTCCGCGTCACTGCCTACTTGCAGCATAATTTGAGTCGTCTGATGGTGCCGTTTCTCGTCCTCCACGGCACGGATGACTCGGTGACGGACCCTGAGGGCTCCCGAAAGCTCCACCGAGAGGCATCCTCGAGCGATCGAACAATTGAGCTTTACCAAGGATGCTTGCATGATCTGCTCTTCGAACCTGAGAAGGAACAAATTATAGAGAGTATCATCACATGGTTGAATGCTAGGCTATGA
- the LOC130987919 gene encoding putative 3,4-dihydroxy-2-butanone kinase isoform X3, whose product MCAVRVYIYIYMYIYLISCSDKQNALKSTTIQQSGIANWTVRTHLPMDFHSKKLINDPNDVVTEFIEGLVETYPGLQYLDGFPDVKVVLRADVSGATYDKVAVISGGGSGHEPAHAGFVGEGMLTAAICGDVFASPPVDSILAGIRAVTGPSGCLLIVKNYTGDRLNFGLAAEQAKSEGYKVEMVIVGDDCALPPPRGIAGRRGLAGTILVHKIAGAAAASGLSLEEVAAEAKRASDMVGTMGVALSVCTLPGQVTPDRLGPGKMELGLGIHGEPGAAVADLQPVDIVVSHVLKQILSAETNYVPITRGSRVVLMINGLGATPLMELMIAAGKAVPGLQLEHGLAVERVYTGSFMTSLDMAGFSITVMKADQAILNRLDAPTRAPNWPVAVDGNHPPAKIPVPVPPSRSKKNDEVSSRPEQLSPLGHILEVAIEAAATAIINLKDNLNEWDSKVGDGDCGSTMSRGASAILEDMKKFYPLNDPAETVAEIGSSIRKVMGGTSGIIYDIFFKAAYAHLKANSHAGITALQWAGALEAAIAAVSKYGGAKAGYRTLLDALIPASSALKEKLASGEDPVEAFVFSAEAAVTGAESTKNMQAQAGRSSYVSADILASVADPGAMAAACWYRAGALALKSKFKG is encoded by the exons ATGTGTGCCGtgcgtgtgtatatatatatatatatgtatatttatttaatttcttgttCGGACAAGCAAAATGCATTAAAATCAACAACTATTCAACAGTCAG GGATTGCTAATTGGACTGTGCGCACGCATTTACCCATGGATTTTCACAGCAAGAAACTCATTAATGACCCAAACG ACGTCGTGACAGAGTTCATTGAGGGTCTGGTTGAAACCTATCCTGGGTTGCAGTATTTGGATGGTTTCCCTGAT GTAAAAGTTGTATTACGTGCTGATGTTTCTGGTGCCACTTATGACAAAGTAGCCGTAATATCAG GAGGTGGAAGTGGTCATGAGCCTGCTCATGCTGGATTTGTTGGAGAGGGGATGCTTACTGCAGCAATCTGTGGGGATGTTTTTGCCTCCCCTCCTGTTGACTCCATTCTTGCA GGCATCAGAGCTGTGACTGGACCTTCAGGGTGCCTCCTGATTGTCAAG AATTACACTGGGGATCGCTTAAATTTTGGATTGGCAGCCGAGCAGGCTAAATCTGAAGGTTATAAAGTGGAG ATGGTAATTGTTGGTGATGACTGTGCTCTACCGCCTCCGAGAGGCATAGCTGGGAGAAGAGGTTTAGCTGGAACTATTCTTGTTCATAAG ATTGCTGGAGCAGCAGCTGCTTCTGGTCTCTCTTTAGAAGAAGTTGCTGCTGAAGCTAAACGAGCATCAGATATGGTTGGCACAATGGGTGTCGCATTGTCAGTCTGCACATTGCCTGGTCAAGTGACTCCAGATCGTTTGGGCCCTGGCAAGATGGAGCTTGGCCTTGGAATT CATGGAGAACcaggtgctgctgtggctgacCTCCAACCTGTTGACATTGTGGTCTCTCATGTCCTAAAGCAAATATTGTCAGCG GAAACAAATTATGTTCCTATTACACGTGGTAGTAGAGTTGTACTGATGATTAATGG ATTAGGGGCCACTCCTCTTATGGAACTGATGATTGCTGCTGGAAAGGCTGTTCCTGGACTGCAGCTGGAACATGGACTGGCTGTTGAGAGAGTATACACCGGGTCATTTATGACTTCTCTCGACATGGCAG GATTTTCAATCACTGTGATGAAGGCAGACCAAGCAATTTTGAACCGGTTGGATGCCCCAACTAGGGCTCCAAATTGGCCTGTTGCTGTAGATG GTAACCACCCACCTGCAAAGATCCCTGTTCCTGTTCCACCATCTCGTTCTAAAAAGAATGATGAG GTATCGAGTCGGCCTGAACAGCTAAGTCCTCTGGGGCATATTCTTGAAGTGGCCATTGAAGCAGCAGCAACTGCAATTATCAATCTCAAGGACAATTTAAATGAATGGGACAGCAAAGTTGGTGATGGTGACTGTGGATCAACT ATGTCTAGAGGTGCTTCAGCCATTCTTGAAGACATGAAAAAGTT TTATCCTCTGAATGATCCTGCTGAGACTGTCGCTGAAATTGGATCTTCTATAAGAAAAGTCATGGGAGGAACAAGTGGCATCAT ATACGATATTTTCTTTAAGGCGGCTTATGCACACCTGAAGGCCAATAGTCATGCTGGCATCACAGCACTACAAT GGGCTGGTGCGCTTGAAGCTGCAATTGCTGCAGTCAGTAAATACGGTGGTGCCAAAGCAGGTTACCGGACTTTATTGGATGCTCTCATTCCAGCATCATCTGCCCTTAAAGAG AAATTGGCATCTGGAGAAGATCCTGTTGAGGCATTTGTTTTTTCCGCTGAAGCAGCTGTTACTGGTGCTGAGTCAACTAAAAACATGCAAGCACAG GCGGGGCGGTCATCATATGTGTCGGCTGATATTCTAGCATCGGTTGCAGACCCGGGAGCGATGGCTGCAGCGTGTTGGTACAGAGCCGGGGCGTTGGCTTTAAAGAGCAAGTTCAAGGGTTGA
- the LOC130987919 gene encoding putative 3,4-dihydroxy-2-butanone kinase isoform X1: MYIYLISCSDKQNALKSTTIQQSGIANWTVRTHLPMDFHSKKLINDPNDVVTEFIEGLVETYPGLQYLDGFPDVKVVLRADVSGATYDKVAVISGGGSGHEPAHAGFVGEGMLTAAICGDVFASPPVDSILAGIRAVTGPSGCLLIVKNYTGDRLNFGLAAEQAKSEGYKVEMVIVGDDCALPPPRGIAGRRGLAGTILVHKIAGAAAASGLSLEEVAAEAKRASDMVGTMGVALSVCTLPGQVTPDRLGPGKMELGLGIHGEPGAAVADLQPVDIVVSHVLKQILSAETNYVPITRGSRVVLMINGLGATPLMELMIAAGKAVPGLQLEHGLAVERVYTGSFMTSLDMAGFSITVMKADQAILNRLDAPTRAPNWPVAVDGNHPPAKIPVPVPPSRSKKNDEVSSRPEQLSPLGHILEVAIEAAATAIINLKDNLNEWDSKVGDGDCGSTMSRGASAILEDMKNYPLNDPAETVAEIGSSIRKVMGGTSGIIYDIFFKAAYAHLKANSHAGITALQWAGALEAAIAAVSKYGGAKAGYRTLLDALIPASSALKEKLASGEDPVEAFVFSAEAAVTGAESTKNMQAQAGRSSYVSADILASVADPGAMAAACWYRAGALALKSKFKG, translated from the exons atgtatatttatttaatttcttgttCGGACAAGCAAAATGCATTAAAATCAACAACTATTCAACAGTCAG GGATTGCTAATTGGACTGTGCGCACGCATTTACCCATGGATTTTCACAGCAAGAAACTCATTAATGACCCAAACG ACGTCGTGACAGAGTTCATTGAGGGTCTGGTTGAAACCTATCCTGGGTTGCAGTATTTGGATGGTTTCCCTGAT GTAAAAGTTGTATTACGTGCTGATGTTTCTGGTGCCACTTATGACAAAGTAGCCGTAATATCAG GAGGTGGAAGTGGTCATGAGCCTGCTCATGCTGGATTTGTTGGAGAGGGGATGCTTACTGCAGCAATCTGTGGGGATGTTTTTGCCTCCCCTCCTGTTGACTCCATTCTTGCA GGCATCAGAGCTGTGACTGGACCTTCAGGGTGCCTCCTGATTGTCAAG AATTACACTGGGGATCGCTTAAATTTTGGATTGGCAGCCGAGCAGGCTAAATCTGAAGGTTATAAAGTGGAG ATGGTAATTGTTGGTGATGACTGTGCTCTACCGCCTCCGAGAGGCATAGCTGGGAGAAGAGGTTTAGCTGGAACTATTCTTGTTCATAAG ATTGCTGGAGCAGCAGCTGCTTCTGGTCTCTCTTTAGAAGAAGTTGCTGCTGAAGCTAAACGAGCATCAGATATGGTTGGCACAATGGGTGTCGCATTGTCAGTCTGCACATTGCCTGGTCAAGTGACTCCAGATCGTTTGGGCCCTGGCAAGATGGAGCTTGGCCTTGGAATT CATGGAGAACcaggtgctgctgtggctgacCTCCAACCTGTTGACATTGTGGTCTCTCATGTCCTAAAGCAAATATTGTCAGCG GAAACAAATTATGTTCCTATTACACGTGGTAGTAGAGTTGTACTGATGATTAATGG ATTAGGGGCCACTCCTCTTATGGAACTGATGATTGCTGCTGGAAAGGCTGTTCCTGGACTGCAGCTGGAACATGGACTGGCTGTTGAGAGAGTATACACCGGGTCATTTATGACTTCTCTCGACATGGCAG GATTTTCAATCACTGTGATGAAGGCAGACCAAGCAATTTTGAACCGGTTGGATGCCCCAACTAGGGCTCCAAATTGGCCTGTTGCTGTAGATG GTAACCACCCACCTGCAAAGATCCCTGTTCCTGTTCCACCATCTCGTTCTAAAAAGAATGATGAG GTATCGAGTCGGCCTGAACAGCTAAGTCCTCTGGGGCATATTCTTGAAGTGGCCATTGAAGCAGCAGCAACTGCAATTATCAATCTCAAGGACAATTTAAATGAATGGGACAGCAAAGTTGGTGATGGTGACTGTGGATCAACT ATGTCTAGAGGTGCTTCAGCCATTCTTGAAGACATGAAAAA TTATCCTCTGAATGATCCTGCTGAGACTGTCGCTGAAATTGGATCTTCTATAAGAAAAGTCATGGGAGGAACAAGTGGCATCAT ATACGATATTTTCTTTAAGGCGGCTTATGCACACCTGAAGGCCAATAGTCATGCTGGCATCACAGCACTACAAT GGGCTGGTGCGCTTGAAGCTGCAATTGCTGCAGTCAGTAAATACGGTGGTGCCAAAGCAGGTTACCGGACTTTATTGGATGCTCTCATTCCAGCATCATCTGCCCTTAAAGAG AAATTGGCATCTGGAGAAGATCCTGTTGAGGCATTTGTTTTTTCCGCTGAAGCAGCTGTTACTGGTGCTGAGTCAACTAAAAACATGCAAGCACAG GCGGGGCGGTCATCATATGTGTCGGCTGATATTCTAGCATCGGTTGCAGACCCGGGAGCGATGGCTGCAGCGTGTTGGTACAGAGCCGGGGCGTTGGCTTTAAAGAGCAAGTTCAAGGGTTGA
- the LOC130987922 gene encoding purple acid phosphatase 17-like — protein sequence MGISEKKTMKIIMLCLWLATISLICGQISANLPKFEHPTKGDGTLRFLVIGDWGRKGEYNQSHVAAQMGRIGEELDIDFVISTGDNFYDNGLQGETDPNFVESFTNIYTAKSLQKPWYTVLGNHDYRGDAVAQMSPILQKIDSRWLCLRSFVVNAEVAEIFLVDTTPFVTDYFINPEHVYDWRGVVPSKSYTSYALKDLEIALKESRAKWKIVVGHHAIRSVGHHGDTTELVNLLLPVLQANGVDFYMNGHDHCLEQISDDKSPIEFLTSGAGSKAWRGDVKNLSHENLKFFYDGQGFMSVQLTNSDVEITFYDVYGKVLHRWSRSKQLLSDM from the exons ATGGGTATTTCTGAGAAGAAAACCATGAAAATTATTATGTTGTGCCTCTGGCTGGCGACGATCTCCTTAATTTGTGGCCAAATTTCTGCTAACTTGCCAAAATTTGAGCATCCCACAAAAGGTGATGGAACTCTCAGATTTTTGGTTATTGGAGATTGGGGAAGAAAAGGAGAGTATAACCAATCTCATGTTGCAGCTCag ATGGGAAGAATTGGAGAAGAATTAGATATAGATTTTGTAATTTCAACAGGTGATAATTTCTATGATAATGGATTGCAAGGGGAGACTGACCCCAACTTTGTTGAATCTTTTACCAACATTTACACAGCCAAAAGCCTCCAAAAACCGTGGTATACTG TTTTAGGCAACCATGATTACAGAGGTGATGCAGTTGCACAAATGAGCCCCATTCTTCAGAAAATTGATAGTAGATGGCTTTGTTTGAGGTCTTTTGTGGTTAATGCAG AAGTTGCAGAGATATTTTTGGTGGATACCACTCCTTTTGTGACTGATTATTTCATAAACCCAGAACATGTATATGATTGGCGTGGTGTCGTCCCTTCAAAAAGCTACACTAGCTATGCGTTAAAG GATCTTGAGATAGCTTTGAAGGAATCAAGGGCAAAATGGAAAATAGTGGTGGGCCATCATGCTATTAGAAGTGTGGGCCATCACGGTGACACTACAGAGCTTGTAAATCTCCTTCTTCCGGTGCTTCAG GCCAATGGCGTCGACTTCTACATGAACGGCCACGACCATTGTCTCGAACAAATCAGTGACGACAAAAG TCCTATTGAATTTTTGACGAGCGGGGCCGGGTCAAAGGCTTGGAGGGGTGATGTTAAAAATCTGAGTCATGAAAACCTAAAATTCTTCTACGATGGGCAAGGGTTCATGTCAGTTCAACTCACAAATAGTGATGTGGAAATTACATTTTATGATGTATATGGTAAGGTTTTACACAGGTGGAGTAGGTCCAAGCAGCTTCTTTCAGATATGTAA